AGGCAATTATTACATTCTTTAAATTCCCGTTTAGCACCTTAGGCCCATACAATGAATTCGCTGTGGACATTAAGGTACTGCTTGATGGTCAGGAGAAGTACTACACGGCATATAATTATGTTAATAGTGATGTGGGATTAGCGGCGGGCCGTGAGATCTGGGGCGTTCCGAAGAAATTCGCGGTATTGGACATAAGGAGGAGCTTTGACTTGGTTTATGGATTTCTCGAGAGACCCGAGGGGTTGAGGTTAGTCACAGCGGTTATTAGGCCCGAGGAGCCAGCTAAAATTGAGCCGCTGCCAATAACGAGGCTTGCACTTAAAGTGATACCACCTGCGGGTGATGGTGCTGAACCACTCATACAACTGGTAGATAGGTATAGGCATAGGTTAACACCAAAGAGTGTATGGACAGGCCCCTGCACGCTGACGTTTAATAACAGAAGCGATATAGACCCACTATACAGGTTGGGACCAAGGAGAATTATCAGGTGTGTCTACGGTACATTTGATTACATACTTGATTTCGGAAAAGTCGTTAAGAACTACAGCAGGAGCAAATAATTGATTTAATATTTTTCAATTTAAAATCCATCATGCACGCTCATTAATTTCCCCCTTTATCATAAATAAACCATGCAATAGCTAAATCCTCTAGCACGCTTCCTTATAGGCATTAACAACGAGCTATCAAATCCCCTGGATTCTATTTATGATTCAAATTATTTTGAATGGCGTTACTTTTGAGTTGATTGGGAATTATACGCACGCGTTCTTTAGGGTTTCTTCGCATTTCTTGGTTACGTCCCTGGGTATTCTTGGTATTGCGTTGGCGAGTACCTTCCTTGCCAGGTCAAGCTTCTCCGTCATGACCTTCTCCACGAGTTCCGCCGTCACTGGTTGGTGTGGTACCCATATGTCGTAGTCGGTTATTAGGGCTAGTAGTGAGTAGCACATGCCCAGTTCCCTGGCCAGGTTTATCTCGGGTACCAACGTCATGCCTATTATGTCGCATCCATACACATCCCTCCAAACCCTGGACTCTGCCTTTGTGGAGAATCTGGGACCCTCAATGCATATGTAGCAGCCGCCCAGGTGTGTCCTGTTCACCTTACTGGCCTCCTCGTAAAGTACCTGGTTTATCTCCGAGCTGAATGGTTCCAGCCCAATCTGTATGTGGCATGTCCTTGGCCCGTCGAAGAATGTGTACTCCCTGTTCTTGGTGGCGTCGAAGAATTGGTCTGGGATCACGAAGTCCCCCGGTGCGAAGTCCTGCCTCAGGCTGCCCACGGCGCTCACGCTTATTATT
This is a stretch of genomic DNA from Vulcanisaeta thermophila. It encodes these proteins:
- a CDS encoding acetoacetate decarboxylase family protein, coding for MSTNKIRGKLTVENLWSMPGNTPLFAKLPQYFPDAEVLQVFFEADPDGAAEIVPSDLEIPVPTEAIITFFKFPFSTLGPYNEFAVDIKVLLDGQEKYYTAYNYVNSDVGLAAGREIWGVPKKFAVLDIRRSFDLVYGFLERPEGLRLVTAVIRPEEPAKIEPLPITRLALKVIPPAGDGAEPLIQLVDRYRHRLTPKSVWTGPCTLTFNNRSDIDPLYRLGPRRIIRCVYGTFDYILDFGKVVKNYSRSK
- a CDS encoding S-methyl-5'-thioadenosine phosphorylase, which codes for MGVRLVKLGNVEFPLKPTDLGIEELPFIGVIGGSGLYEAGLFSEYFEVQMHTPYGMPSDNIVIGRLGKQWVAFLPRHGRGHKYPPHRIPYRANIWSLWALGVKAIISVSAVGSLRQDFAPGDFVIPDQFFDATKNREYTFFDGPRTCHIQIGLEPFSSEINQVLYEEASKVNRTHLGGCYICIEGPRFSTKAESRVWRDVYGCDIIGMTLVPEINLARELGMCYSLLALITDYDIWVPHQPVTAELVEKVMTEKLDLARKVLANAIPRIPRDVTKKCEETLKNACV